AGATGTGTATAAGAGACAGCTGCTACTCCGACCGTAGCCGCAACCAATGATGCGACCTATGTCCGTTGCGTGAACGTTGTCGGTACCGGTACAAATACGAAACTTGTTACAGTAGCACAGTTGGAAGAACGGGTACGGATTTTTGGCACGACAGATGGCGTTTCGTTTGATGAATGGGAACGGTTCGATGCACCGGGTGCAATACACGATGCGTTACCAGCGAATTTGGCGGTTGATACCATTTATACCGCTCGAGCGTTTGCTGGTACTTCGCCAGCGAATACGCGTCGTTGGGTTAAAAGTGGTGGAATGTGGAGTGAAGATGCAACCTGGCCGGGGTCTCCTTGGGTGATGACACTCTCGTTACATCAGCCGACAAATACTCTCTACGGAATTGTTTGGGATATGGCGCAAGGGGTACCGCCGGTAACTGAAGGGATTCGGGCTTGGAATGCGACAACCGGAGTCCAAATCGATTCGTTAAATATCGGAGAAAGTGGTTCTTCTACTCGCGGATGTTTTATTTCGAACATTCAGGAAGGGAATACGGTAGATGTAGCTCCTGATTCCGCTAATGTTACTGTCGGACAGACAAAACAGCTTTTTGCCACAGCGAATTTAGCACGAAAACTCTATTTTACGGTTTGCGGTGGAGTAGGGTATGGCCGAATAGATTTAGGAGCGAATGTAACCGGACCGGTTTGGTCGAGTAATAATTACGCAGTAGCCACTGTAGATGCAACCGGATTGGTTACGGCGATTTCTGTTGGCGTTTGCACAGTTTCTGCTACCTATACTCGCGATGGAGTTCCGTTTACTGATTCTGCAGTGATAACCGTGGTCGCGACTTCTGCGCCGTTAGTGCGTGATGCGGGAGTACCTGCGAAAGTTCATCGCGTTGAACCCGTCGGTGAATTAACCGCACCGCGAGCGATTCGGACTTGGGAATTGTTTCATTAATCTGTAAAAAGTATTCCTGCATTATAACAGCCCCTTATATTAATAAGTATTATAAGGGGCTGTTTTTTTGTCTGCGTTTTTGCTTGAAAAAGTAATAATCCATCATCTTCCTTCTTGACAATTCTTACCTTATAGTTATACACTAATCGACAGAAAGAAATAGCGAAAGAACGGAGAAACAGGAGAACCGACAAGCTATGGTTTAAGCTATCCATCGAGTTCGATGATTTCAGGTTTCTAGGTTATTCAATGTTACGAGAGAAAGGGGGTTAGATAATATTATGCAAAAAAAGATAATGATATTGTTCGTTGGGTTGGTAGTAGGAGGGATAATGGCATTACCTGCCGATGCGGTCATCACGTTGGATTGGTCAGTTACCACTGGCAGTATTGCGCAATCAGGGAACATGCGGCAACCGGCATATAATCCGATTACGGGACACATGCTCCAGATTCAGTCAGATACAACCATCTGGATACTCAATGCGGAGAATGGCGCGGTACTCGGTCAATTACCACGTCCGGTGAATGGATACGGCGGTGCACCGTCACCGTATGGGATTGCGGTAGATGCGAATGGTGTGATTTATGCGGTAGATGATTTCTGGGGAACCGGTCCGGGCGGAGGAAATGCGCGAATTCTCCGTTGGGCGAATGAAACGAGCACGCCGACGAATGCTGGCAGTTGTGGATTGACGCAAGTTCGGTCATTACGTCTTATCGGAACCGGGGTGAATACGAAACTTTCGTTTCCGAATACGAGCTATCCGTCAGCGCGGATTTTTACGACTACCAACGGAACGACATTTACGCTAGCGGAAGAAATTTATCATAACGAAGCGACCCACGATGCCGTGCTCAGTCCGGATGGGAACGTGTTATGGATAGCGACAGCTTCCGGCAGTGGCTATACCCGACGGTTTGTTAAATCTACTACCGGAACCTGGAGCGAAGATACGCTGTTTCTTAAATCGAATTGGATTAGCAGTCTAGCGTATTCAACGCGCGGGAAACTCTACGGCGCTTATTGGAACACGACCCCAGGCGTAGTTGATGGAATTCGGGTTTGGGATGCGACTTCCGGTCAATTACTCGAGCAATACGATTTAGGGGATACGAACGAAGATGCGCGTGGTGGATATATTTCGGTGTATAACGCGCCGAATCCGCTTGATGATAAATTATACTTTGCGTTTGCTGGCGGGCTTGGCTACGGACGATTTAGTATCCCATCGACGCCGATTCTAACCGTTAGTCCTCCGTCTGCGGTATTAACCGTTGGGCAGAAGAAAAAATTCTCGTTTAGCGGCGTACCTGGTCCTGTAACCTGGAGTAGTAG
This DNA window, taken from bacterium, encodes the following:
- a CDS encoding Ig-like domain-containing protein; protein product: MNVVGTGTNTKLVTVAQLEERVRIFGTTDGVSFDEWERFDAPGAIHDALPANLAVDTIYTARAFAGTSPANTRRWVKSGGMWSEDATWPGSPWVMTLSLHQPTNTLYGIVWDMAQGVPPVTEGIRAWNATTGVQIDSLNIGESGSSTRGCFISNIQEGNTVDVAPDSANVTVGQTKQLFATANLARKLYFTVCGGVGYGRIDLGANVTGPVWSSNNYAVATVDATGLVTAISVGVCTVSATYTRDGVPFTDSAVITVVATSAPLVRDAGVPAKVHRVEPVGELTAPRAIRTWELFH